A window from Bacillota bacterium encodes these proteins:
- the xerC gene encoding tyrosine recombinase XerC, whose protein sequence is MPLVTAWLARGGWVRHLSRRGGVPLLLATEVEGFLKQLELEKGVSPNTVEAYGHDIRCFLDFLAEVLERVDDPAKVGHLEIRAYLASLQKAKYSRRTIARRLAAVRSFFAYLCRKGICETNPARGVSAPKLAKVLPRFLHEEDVASLMEAPPQDTPLGLRDRAILETLYAAGLRVGELVGLDVEDVDLAHGFVKAFGKGGKERVVPIGAQARAALSEYMEKGRPQILRARSDARCDLGALFLNYRGERLSVRAVQLMLDRYIKKVSIDKKVSPHAIRHSFATHLLDHGADLRAVQELLGHVSVSTTQIYTHVTREKLKLVYDRAHPRA, encoded by the coding sequence ATGCCGTTGGTAACGGCCTGGCTGGCGCGGGGAGGGTGGGTCCGCCACTTGAGCCGGCGTGGGGGTGTGCCACTGTTGCTCGCGACGGAGGTCGAGGGGTTCTTAAAGCAGCTTGAGCTGGAGAAGGGCGTCTCGCCGAACACTGTCGAGGCGTACGGTCACGATATACGGTGTTTCCTTGACTTTCTGGCCGAGGTCCTTGAGAGGGTCGACGATCCTGCCAAAGTGGGGCATCTTGAGATAAGAGCGTACCTCGCCAGCCTGCAGAAAGCCAAGTACTCGCGGCGAACCATAGCTCGGCGTCTCGCAGCTGTACGTTCCTTCTTTGCGTATCTGTGTAGGAAGGGAATATGCGAAACCAACCCCGCCCGAGGCGTGAGCGCGCCGAAACTCGCGAAGGTGCTTCCGCGTTTTCTCCATGAGGAGGACGTCGCAAGCCTTATGGAGGCGCCGCCGCAGGACACGCCTCTCGGGCTTCGAGACAGAGCCATACTCGAGACGCTCTATGCCGCGGGCTTGCGTGTCGGCGAGCTTGTCGGGCTAGACGTGGAGGATGTCGACCTTGCGCACGGATTCGTGAAGGCGTTCGGGAAGGGCGGTAAGGAACGTGTCGTTCCCATAGGAGCGCAGGCAAGGGCTGCGTTGAGCGAATACATGGAGAAGGGGAGACCTCAGATCCTTCGGGCACGTTCCGATGCGCGATGCGACCTGGGCGCGCTTTTCCTGAACTATAGAGGGGAGAGGCTTTCTGTCAGGGCTGTACAGCTGATGCTGGACAGGTACATAAAGAAAGTGAGCATCGACAAGAAAGTTAGCCCCCACGCCATCCGGCATTCCTTTGCCACCCATCTCCTCGACCATGGGGCAGACCTGCGGGCCGTGCAGGA